The following nucleotide sequence is from Mangifera indica cultivar Alphonso chromosome 1, CATAS_Mindica_2.1, whole genome shotgun sequence.
AGACGAATCTTCCTAATTTacataaaaccctaaaacatctaaacttgtaaaaacaaaattctaatgAAAATTAGAAAAGCTCTCTTGTCTCTCCATTTGGTAAGTTTGCACTGTTTAGCTCTATTGGCCGTGGCAGTACTGTGTTTCTGACCACAAATCATCTACCAATTGACGGCAATATTCAGCTTTCCTTGTCTTGAATGCTTTGGCACTTGAATGTGATAGTGAAGTTCTTATTATGCTATTCCTCTTGTTGATTCGACATAAATTATGCGTATTAAGTTTATCTGAATCCTTacaacttttaatttcattattttataagcTATATGCATATGATGAATCAATAGCAGTTATTGAAATTAGATTGATTAGAATTCATATGAATCAATCTTACACATGCAACTTCTTTTGGCTTCCACGATTTCTACAGtcaatatttattctttttcactGACGGCCATGCTTGTGTGGTTGAGATTTCTTTAccattttttctagtttttttaagcgtttttattgatcaataatcttttaacctTGAAGATAGATAACTCTTCAGCCAATCGGAAGTTCAATACGAAGAAAATTAGGTgagataatttatataaaatagagtAGTGTCTATCACGCACGATTCATACATAAAATGGTGGGTACAGACTCATTGTACCCACTTTATTCGattcaacataatttatttattttccgaGAAATATGGCTTCTCTGCACGAACTCACTTCACGCTGCAACataacaacaaacaaaattagtaaACAATAAGGAAAATATTCACAATAGAGtgttaaaaaaaagtgtttACGTGTTGCAGTCAGTTGATGGGCTGATCTTGTAAGGGATGCTAACACCGCACTTGCCGGGAAGGCCAGCTGCAAGACTATAGTTGATGCCTGAGATGGATGATGCAGCGGTTTTGAGGCACTTGCAGGCCGTCTGGCGGTCAGCTGTGGTCTTGGCTGAATTTTGAAGTGACTTGATTCCATTGCAGCAAGCCGCAGCTGGAACCCCGCCAGATTTGAGGTAGTTTATACATGGTCCGAGGTTGCTTGTCACTTGACCACAAGTGATTGCAGCTTGGGCAATGGGCGCACCCACCACCATACACAGCACCACCAAACCAGCCAGTCGAAGAGCCAGAGTGTTTGCCATGATTAGATTATAAGAGAGAGATGGAAGTTTCTTTGGAAGTTGAGTGTGAGAATCATCACAAGAGGTTTAGgcgtttatatagaaaaatattcctTATAGGATCCTAAATGTGTCCGAAGAATTGGGGCCTAGACGGTAGTTGGATAAATTTAATGCTTTCGTTTTCACGTCGGGTTTACAGTTGAGCCACTTAAATGCTGTCGATGAAACGAATCATATGTATTTAACGAGACGGATTATCAGCAGAAACtctattaaatcaataatttcacTTCTAAATgttaataagtaataaattttgatgCCTTGAGATAAATGCCCCgaccaaattaattaaatggtatacaatatatttttttttccacctTTATTGTAAGCTTTTTAATTAACTACCTCCCCAAATTTATGCTGCCATAAATGGTTCCCGATTAGTTTTTTGAAGTAGTtccagataaaaaataaaattttatatataaaaaaatataaattcaaaccttatttaatgatattttaaagttaaaattttaatttatttaattcaataattataaaatcaattactgaatttaatgtttaatttgctcgataaaattgattttacctcaaaaaaataatctatctcaaataaaattttttgacaaaaaaaaaaacctcttttcttcttcccccTTTTGTAATCTTTTCATAAAtagtaaactattttttatcctCAACTGGTGATTCTTTTACAGCTCTAGGACTAGTTACTAGTATCTTCCtgttgattgaaaaaaaaaaaaagttcaaatatatttatatatatatattttaaatttaaattttaaaattcaaaattcatcaGCGTAAGTATAAAGGGTAGGGACTATTAATAAAGGAGGTAGGTCCAAACAATATATTATCACTCTTGCACGtatgatgattttaaaaaagaaaaaaaaaaattttgtcaacaaTTCATACATAAAAGAGTgcgagtttaaatttttttaataatatttaaaaattaaaatcttgaaTTATTTGATGATTTGGATTTTATCTACTCCGAATTATTTtaggataattttaaatttattgattgttttttttttaataatgcaaaaaatCTCTTTCAATCAACATCTTATATTAGATGTCTTATATTAGTGATAGAGTTTCgcttattaaag
It contains:
- the LOC123224208 gene encoding non-specific lipid-transfer protein 1-like; amino-acid sequence: MANTLALRLAGLVVLCMVVGAPIAQAAITCGQVTSNLGPCINYLKSGGVPAAACCNGIKSLQNSAKTTADRQTACKCLKTAASSISGINYSLAAGLPGKCGVSIPYKISPSTDCNTVK